The Allochromatium tepidum genome has a window encoding:
- a CDS encoding Mth938-like domain-containing protein yields the protein MKFSEADAGGGYLIEGYSAGWISISGRRYTRSLILTPSDIIEPWGPTQAADLNRLHLTAISHLSPRLVLIGTGARSALIDPVLYLSLIERGIGVEVMTTGAACRTYNILMAEGREVVAGLILETND from the coding sequence ATGAAATTTTCCGAAGCAGACGCCGGCGGCGGCTATCTGATCGAGGGCTACAGTGCCGGCTGGATCAGCATCTCAGGGCGCCGCTACACGCGCAGCCTGATCCTGACGCCCTCGGACATCATCGAACCCTGGGGGCCGACACAGGCGGCGGACCTGAACCGCCTGCACCTGACGGCCATCTCGCATCTGTCGCCACGGCTGGTCCTGATCGGCACCGGCGCGCGATCGGCCTTGATCGATCCGGTGCTCTATCTGAGCCTGATCGAACGCGGCATCGGGGTCGAGGTCATGACCACGGGCGCGGCCTGCCGCACCTACAACATCCTGATGGCCGAGGGGCGTGAGGTCGTCGCCGGACTCATCCTCGAAACGAACGATTG
- a CDS encoding helix-turn-helix domain-containing protein, with the protein MIFEKFKNLDNDRMIKAIIGMSRAKFDQLVTDFTAAFQAHQVERLQKKEIKRLPSGGLKGVLDSDEKRLFFLLFYLKTYPTFDVLGFHFELSAGHAHDYIQEFMPILKRALQARNVYPERTFETVEQFKQAIEKYSEIYMDGVEISCVRPHDKEEQKERYSGKKNAILLSLPD; encoded by the coding sequence ATGATTTTTGAAAAATTTAAAAATCTAGATAATGATCGCATGATTAAAGCCATAATTGGCATGAGTCGGGCGAAATTCGATCAACTGGTAACAGATTTTACAGCCGCTTTTCAAGCGCATCAAGTCGAGCGATTACAGAAAAAAGAAATTAAACGCTTGCCTTCTGGTGGTTTAAAAGGCGTGCTTGATAGCGACGAGAAGCGCTTATTTTTCCTGTTGTTTTATTTAAAAACATATCCAACTTTTGATGTTCTAGGCTTTCATTTTGAATTGAGTGCAGGGCACGCTCATGACTACATCCAAGAATTTATGCCCATTCTTAAGCGCGCCTTGCAAGCACGCAATGTCTACCCTGAAAGAACTTTTGAAACGGTCGAGCAATTTAAGCAAGCCATTGAAAAATATAGCGAAATTTATATGGATGGTGTCGAAATCTCTTGCGTCAGACCTCACGATAAAGAAGAGCAAAAGGAGCGCTACAGCGGTAAAAAAAACGCCATACTCTTAAGTCTTCCTGATTAG
- a CDS encoding DNA adenine methylase — protein MTIKVGVPPIKSQGIKTKLVPWIQSILPSDFNGTWIEPFMGTGAVAFNVAPQRAVLCDSNPHLVNFYASIASGKITPEVVKEFLTREGELLLSKGEDHYYFVRERFNAGHSPLDFLFINRAGFNGMIRFNRKGGFNIPFCRNPQRFSPAYVTKIVNQVAWVSKIIKAKEFTFKCQDFNKTIQDASPNDIIYCDPPYIDRHVDYYNGWDDGHERELFDRLSSFAGKFILSTWHHNDYRENEYVKCLWSEHHILTREHFYHVGGKEQNRNPVVEALVTNFMATSIRRREESQVQYVLLEPPAEYSVA, from the coding sequence ATGACCATTAAAGTTGGTGTGCCGCCGATCAAATCACAGGGCATAAAGACGAAACTCGTTCCTTGGATACAAAGCATTCTTCCGAGTGACTTTAACGGCACATGGATTGAACCATTCATGGGTACTGGAGCCGTGGCTTTCAATGTCGCGCCACAGCGTGCTGTCTTGTGTGACTCAAACCCACACCTTGTTAATTTCTACGCCAGCATAGCGTCAGGCAAAATAACTCCTGAAGTGGTCAAGGAATTTCTTACCCGCGAAGGGGAATTGTTGTTGTCAAAAGGCGAAGATCACTATTACTTCGTCAGGGAAAGATTTAACGCAGGACACTCCCCGCTAGATTTTTTGTTCATCAATCGCGCTGGGTTTAATGGAATGATTCGCTTCAATAGAAAGGGTGGTTTCAATATTCCATTTTGTAGAAACCCCCAACGATTTTCCCCGGCTTATGTAACTAAAATTGTCAATCAGGTTGCGTGGGTCAGTAAAATCATCAAGGCAAAAGAATTCACATTCAAATGCCAAGATTTCAATAAGACGATACAAGATGCCTCACCGAACGATATAATTTACTGCGATCCGCCATACATTGATCGGCACGTCGATTATTACAACGGATGGGATGATGGTCACGAACGAGAGCTTTTTGATCGGCTCTCAAGCTTTGCCGGAAAATTCATTTTGTCGACTTGGCATCACAATGACTACCGAGAAAATGAATATGTGAAATGCTTGTGGTCAGAACATCATATTCTTACACGGGAGCATTTCTATCATGTCGGCGGAAAAGAACAAAATAGAAACCCAGTCGTTGAAGCGCTAGTAACTAACTTCATGGCGACATCTATACGCCGCCGCGAAGAAAGCCAAGTCCAATACGTCCTACTTGAACCGCCAGCGGAATATAGCGTGGCATAA
- a CDS encoding EcoRV family type II restriction endonuclease, which translates to MTEKAKFARKLEQFVTELRGHVSSDDGQWTVKGFVDIFKNVYTISSDTKIVSKILEIHLFPKILAFARANGYKVVLAEHQNYYPDISFVKANDESIKFAVDFKTTYRNPKKPHLCNGFTLGSHGEYFENRTSTKNIQFPYGSYSGHFCLGIIYDRAEGVTIDETRAHGIDELHSITSVARNFYFFVTEKWKIASDKGGSGNTANIGSIKNIADIIAGKGMFSKLGENWFDEYWMNYKKITVQDGKGGTKKISTLREFVEYKNGDVSLIVDKRNDEE; encoded by the coding sequence ATGACTGAAAAAGCAAAATTCGCACGAAAACTGGAACAGTTCGTCACCGAACTACGAGGTCACGTCAGCAGTGACGATGGTCAATGGACGGTCAAAGGATTTGTCGACATCTTCAAGAACGTTTATACAATCTCGTCAGACACAAAGATCGTATCGAAGATTCTTGAGATACACCTCTTTCCGAAGATTCTCGCGTTTGCTCGGGCCAACGGGTACAAAGTTGTGCTCGCAGAGCATCAGAATTACTACCCGGACATTTCGTTTGTCAAAGCAAACGATGAGTCCATAAAGTTTGCCGTTGATTTCAAGACCACATACAGAAACCCCAAAAAGCCACACCTATGCAACGGTTTTACGCTTGGCTCGCATGGCGAATATTTCGAGAATAGAACCAGCACGAAGAACATCCAGTTTCCCTACGGGAGCTACTCAGGCCATTTCTGCCTTGGCATCATTTATGACAGGGCGGAGGGGGTGACAATCGACGAAACAAGAGCCCATGGAATTGATGAGTTGCACTCAATCACTTCCGTGGCACGAAACTTTTATTTCTTTGTTACAGAAAAATGGAAGATTGCAAGCGATAAGGGCGGAAGCGGCAACACAGCCAACATCGGCAGCATAAAAAACATAGCCGACATCATCGCGGGCAAGGGAATGTTCTCGAAGCTCGGAGAGAATTGGTTTGACGAATACTGGATGAACTACAAGAAGATTACTGTCCAAGACGGAAAAGGTGGCACCAAGAAAATATCCACGCTTCGAGAATTTGTCGAATACAAGAACGGTGATGTTTCCCTGATAGTCGATAAAAGGAACGACGAAGAATGA
- a CDS encoding CopG family transcriptional regulator, whose translation MITKAQRSGVSKKANADARRRYAGTKIKYTDEPLGKVKVVADFLPSPAELAFREEGVKVTLSLSKKSIEFFKSEASKHHTQYQRMIRRLLDAYVDSQAPIRQSTRTLRDKATQRR comes from the coding sequence ATGATCACGAAAGCGCAGCGTAGCGGAGTTTCAAAGAAGGCTAATGCCGACGCTCGTCGGCGTTATGCCGGAACTAAAATCAAATACACCGATGAACCCCTTGGCAAAGTTAAGGTGGTTGCCGACTTCCTTCCTTCGCCGGCCGAATTGGCATTTCGTGAAGAAGGTGTGAAGGTAACCTTGTCTCTGAGCAAGAAGAGCATTGAGTTCTTCAAGTCGGAGGCCTCGAAGCATCACACGCAGTACCAGCGCATGATTCGTCGGCTTCTCGACGCTTATGTTGATAGCCAAGCCCCAATCCGGCAGTCCACACGGACGCTGCGCGATAAAGCCACGCAGCGCCGATGA
- a CDS encoding BrnT family toxin gives MIAKDEAHSQIEERFYCFGEVDGGVLTVRFTYRASVIRIIGAGYWRKGKAIYDHESAA, from the coding sequence GTGATAGCCAAGGACGAGGCGCACAGCCAAATCGAAGAACGGTTTTATTGCTTCGGTGAGGTTGATGGCGGCGTACTCACGGTGCGGTTCACCTACCGCGCTTCGGTTATTCGAATCATCGGTGCCGGTTATTGGCGCAAAGGAAAGGCGATCTATGATCACGAAAGCGCAGCGTAG
- a CDS encoding ISAs1 family transposase — METESKLRLADVFVTIRDPRQARKVKHDLVELLVVAVNAVLVGANTFVDIELWANEKLDWLHQYLKLENGIPSHDTFGRLFGLINPDEFEAAFRRWVGTILPALGADRVVAIDGKTRRRSGKVDATPLHLVSAFAADAGLVLGQRATAEKSNEKTAIPELLATLALEGCIVTIDAMGTQASIAQAIRDRGADDILAVKANQPTLADSMREFFDQFLVAPEQTPHTFTETVEKSHGRLETRRGFAFTQPDCLAKPEQWPDLKSFAVIEAERWIKGKTSFERRFYISSLPADANRLARAVRDHWAVENRLHWCMDVAFADDQMRVRTRHAAHNLAILKHITLNLIRLDPIKRKGGIRARRFIAATSDRYRSELLGLV; from the coding sequence ATGGAGACGGAAAGCAAGTTGCGGCTGGCGGACGTATTCGTAACGATCAGAGATCCACGGCAGGCGCGCAAAGTCAAGCATGACCTGGTCGAACTGCTGGTGGTGGCCGTCAATGCGGTACTGGTAGGGGCGAACACCTTTGTCGATATCGAGTTGTGGGCGAACGAGAAGCTGGACTGGTTGCACCAGTATCTGAAGCTGGAGAACGGTATTCCGTCGCATGACACCTTCGGACGATTGTTTGGCTTGATCAATCCGGACGAATTCGAGGCGGCGTTTCGTCGTTGGGTCGGTACGATTCTTCCGGCACTTGGCGCCGACCGGGTGGTCGCCATAGACGGCAAGACCCGTCGTCGCTCGGGTAAGGTCGACGCCACGCCCTTGCATCTGGTCAGCGCCTTTGCCGCCGATGCCGGGCTGGTGCTGGGACAGCGTGCCACGGCGGAGAAGTCGAACGAGAAGACGGCGATTCCGGAATTGCTGGCCACCCTGGCGCTGGAGGGGTGCATCGTGACCATCGATGCGATGGGCACCCAAGCGAGCATTGCCCAGGCTATCCGTGATCGGGGCGCGGATGACATTCTGGCCGTCAAAGCGAACCAACCCACGCTGGCCGATTCGATGCGGGAATTCTTCGACCAATTCCTGGTCGCGCCGGAACAGACCCCGCACACCTTCACCGAAACGGTGGAGAAGAGTCACGGTCGGCTGGAAACCCGGCGCGGCTTTGCCTTCACTCAACCGGACTGTCTGGCCAAACCGGAGCAATGGCCCGACCTGAAATCCTTCGCTGTCATCGAGGCGGAACGTTGGATCAAGGGCAAGACGTCTTTTGAACGGCGCTTCTACATCAGCAGCCTGCCGGCGGACGCCAACCGCCTGGCTCGTGCGGTGAGAGATCACTGGGCTGTCGAGAACCGTCTTCACTGGTGCATGGACGTCGCTTTTGCGGACGACCAAATGCGTGTCCGTACCAGGCACGCCGCTCACAACCTCGCCATCCTCAAGCACATCACCCTCAACCTCATTCGCCTTGATCCCATCAAGCGCAAGGGCGGAATCAGAGCGCGACGTTTCATCGCTGCCACTTCCGACCGCTATCGCTCCGAGCTCCTCGGTCTTGTATAA